In one Bacteroidota bacterium genomic region, the following are encoded:
- a CDS encoding helix-turn-helix transcriptional regulator codes for MQKINIKNMVCPRCIRVVSEELTKAGAVIGEVTLGSAEILNDDFDTAALADVLKENGFELIEEKSAKLINTIKSFVISLIRSGYLEDQKLKVSVLLEQELGKDYNYLSQLFSQTENTTLEKYIIAQKTEQVKEWLVYDELTLSEMAFKLGYSSVAHLSSQFKQVTGFTPSTFKQLKNHQRKSLDEV; via the coding sequence ATGCAAAAAATAAACATAAAAAATATGGTATGCCCCCGCTGCATAAGAGTAGTAAGCGAAGAGCTTACGAAGGCGGGGGCTGTTATAGGCGAGGTAACACTTGGCAGTGCCGAAATTCTGAACGACGATTTCGACACTGCTGCCCTTGCCGATGTATTGAAAGAAAACGGCTTTGAGCTGATTGAAGAAAAATCAGCCAAGCTGATAAATACCATAAAGTCGTTTGTTATCAGCCTTATCCGCTCAGGCTATCTGGAAGACCAAAAGCTGAAAGTATCCGTATTGCTTGAACAAGAGCTTGGTAAAGACTACAACTACCTTAGCCAGCTTTTCTCTCAAACCGAAAACACCACGTTAGAGAAATACATTATTGCCCAAAAAACCGAGCAGGTAAAAGAATGGCTGGTGTATGATGAACTGACCTTATCCGAAATGGCTTTTAAATTGGGGTATAGCAGTGTGGCACACCTTAGCTCGCAGTTTAAGCAAGTAACCGGCTTTACGCCCAGCACCTTTAAGCAACTCAAAAATCATCAGCGTAAAAGTTTAGACGAGGTGTAA